TCCACCTCACAGGCTCTGTTTAGCTTCCTTCTTTTAGAATCAGAGCTATTGTGGAAGGAATTTGCACATGACCCAACTGTGCTCTCTTCACTTTTATAGCTGAAGCATGCAGCATCCAAGACCCCAATTGGACTCTGGGGCAGAGACTGGGCAGAGCCACTAGCATCCTTAAAGGCCCCACTCATTAAAGACATATCATGAATCAAATTTACACACTTTACCACTCTCTCCtgcaaaaaccaaaataaaaacaaaaaaattcagtatgGCATGTCTTTTAGGGCAATcatatttgtatatttgtatttgtttgtaattgtaatcaactcaaaatgatatgagcaaaagcttaaaaaaaaccatcatTTATGTCTCCCTTTGGGGACTTGGACCACCAACCATATACCTTTACTAAGTCTACATGTTGAATGAGCATAGAGATTGCTTTCTCAGTGTCTAATGTTTTGGCTTCTCCTGCAACAGAAATTGCTATTGCTGCTGCAACCTCTGATGGCCTGAATTCCAAGAAGTCAATTCCTGCATTCAATTCCCACCCACCACAAACATCAGCCCCTCTTTCATAATACTGGTGCAATTGCAGAGAAATTATAACATATAGCAGAAAATGCAGTACCTTTAGCAGTGGTCAAAATGAGTTGGGATGATCTCAAGATTGAAGCTCTGAGAGGGATTTGATCCTCATTGATctggagaagaaaagaatccatgaaggaGAAAGGGGTAACTGCTTGCATTCTCCATCTTAATGTGCTCAAAACCAGAAGCTCCATCCTTTGAATTGTTCTAGcctcaaatacaaattttgaCTCTGCCACCTGTTTGATTGAATGAAAATCTAAATCTTTAGGACAATTAAGATCATctaaaacagaaaaatca
The window above is part of the Prunus dulcis chromosome 1, ALMONDv2, whole genome shotgun sequence genome. Proteins encoded here:
- the LOC117637174 gene encoding cyclin-D3-1-like, which gives rise to MAPSFDCTVSSLLCAEDNIFVDNDFGSVRLEEECEEAMWPLRNHRNYDQNRGFDDKGGLPLQSDEYLASMVEKECHHLPGSDYLMKLQSGDLDLGARKQAVDWIGKANAHFSFGPLCQYLSINYLDRFLSAYELPNGKAWTMQLLAVACLSLAAKMEEIDVPLSLDLQVAESKFVFEARTIQRMELLVLSTLRWRMQAVTPFSFMDSFLLQINEDQIPLRASILRSSQLILTTAKGIDFLEFRPSEVAAAIAISVAGEAKTLDTEKAISMLIQHVDLVKERVVKCVNLIHDMSLMSGAFKDASGSAQSLPQSPIGVLDAACFSYKSEESTVGSCANSFHNSSDSKRRKLNRACEVEL